From the genome of Nicotiana tabacum cultivar K326 chromosome 17, ASM71507v2, whole genome shotgun sequence:
TCTAGTGAGAATTGGTCCGCTTTATGTTTTGGCTGGGGTTGGAGGGAGTCTATTATCAGCTCTGTTTGTGAGGAAAAAAATCTCTGTTGGTGCTTCTGGTGCATTGTTTGGTTTACTTGGAGCTATGCTATCTGAACTCATCACAAATTGGACACTATATGAAAACAAGGTATGGTTTAAACTCTTTGAATAATGGATTTAGCTTATACAGATTGACAGTGTAGAGAAATTTTTCACTATTCGTGTATTTTAATCTTTTGTAGTATGtaatttgtctttttttttcatacTAATAATCTCATTTAATATTGACGGTTACCTGTAGCTATCATTGACTTTATAGCATAAAGAGTAAAAAGGTTAAAGATATCCATTTACTATacgaaatatttttattttattctctgTTATACTTGGAGTTATTGGTACTCTTGCCGCTGGCAAATGATGTTGTATTCGCCTTGATATTAATAGAACTCCAGCCTGAAGTATACATAGGATATTTGAAGCAAAGTCAAAAGTATCTTCTCCCAAAATATTTTGACACACAGAATTCATCCAATTCACGCTGGAACTCTATTAAAGTCAAGAGTAAATACAAGATGATTTACCAAGAGTAAGAGTATGAATGGCCCCAAAATACAcgggtaaatttcacaaatggtcctataattatgtctttttttcattaaagtcatataactttgttttctcacacaaaaatcatataactatgacttattttcacaaaaatcatatgactttgttttctcacacaaaaatcataaaactttcacCAACTCAAACAAAAATCATAGTGGTTGGAAAATAAATTTTcttatttagtattttcttattttacgTTAGCTCCTAAATATAATAGccaataaaatattatatatatatatgtgtgtgtgtgtgtgtgtgtgttatacATATAACATACACATTCTATATATATTTTGGCTAGcaaatgtaattagtttcggcCGACcggttaattttatattttttccttaaaataGGAATGACCCAACCCAGCCTGACCTAATATCCATATACGTaagttaaaataatactaaaagtgaattcTTTCCCCATAAAAAATTTAGTTCGGAATGCATGAGATTctgacaaaaaaataaagaaataaaaggtataattagagagcacttgaaataaaaatgctatcaatttgaataaaaatctttaaaaaaaaaataaaagatagaagtatCATGTTTTGAAGGATTTACTATTCAtctgtgtgtatatatatatatatatatatatatatatatatatatatatatatatatatatatatatatatatatatatatattaggttGAGGGGCCAGGTCGGGTTGAGTCATTCCTATTTTAAttggattattatttattagactgaaaataaaaaataaaaaaaccacaaaataataaaatactacaaaaaaaaatatttttcgatcactatgatttttgtgtgagttagtaaaagtattatgatttttgtgtgagaaaatataGTTATGTGACTTTGGTGGAAAAAAATCATAGTTCTatgaccatttgtgaaatttaccccAAAATACGCCTAACGGCAAATTTAATATTTCATTTAGTAGACACTTTTCCTAACGTAATTTCCTTTTAAATTGTCAATTTAGAAAATTTGAACTCTAGTATAATTtgtctagccaaaattcacatttcctTTGGCATCTCTGGCAATTGGactaattaatttgttttttgtCAAAACAGTTGGCAACACTGCTTACTCTGCTCCTCATAATTGCGATAAATCTAGCTGTTGGAATTCTTCCTCATGTGGACAATTTTGCACATCTTGGAGGATTTATAACTGGATTTCTTCTTGGTTGTGTCCTTTTGATTCGTCCACAATTTGGATGGATGGATAAAAAAAGAGCACCTTCTGGTTATTTTGCGGCATCAAAAAAGTCCAAGTACAAGATTTATCAGTACATACTATTGATTATGTCATTAGCAATTTTTTTAACTGGGTAAGTAATGTTGTTAATTTCTTGGTTCTTGACGAATATATATTCTACTTATATACTTCGACAATATAGATCAGTTTACTTATTGTAACAGGTAACCTAACTTATTTTCAAAAGAATATTTTTATTGAGGGTTACCTATAAATATCTTTCGGTTGACCCGATAATGCTAACATTTTTAACTTATCGGCGTATACAAGTTAAGTCGGAGAATAATATTCtcttgttttaaaaaaatgtgaTAGTAAATAGTAATGGTTACATTTATTGTGTAGGTTTATCCTTGGCCTAATTCTGCTAACAAATGGATGGGATGGTAATGCACATTGCTCTTGGTGTCATTACTTAAGTTGTGTCCCAACCCCTCTATGGTCCTGTACTGAAGCACGTTGCGCGGTAAAATCTCTCTTCTAATTCTTTATTTTAGAATTGCTTTAATTTTTATTTACCTTTTTCTTGCATcttctttaaatttttagttGGGTAGCCTCTTAAAATTTATTTATGCGACTTTCTTTTTGCAGACTACCCAGCTAGAGAACCAATTGAACATGACGTGCACATCTAATCATAAAAATGGGACTTATATTTTGTCAAACCCCAACAACACTATAGAGATTCAAATGCTATGTTCCAAACTTTGCAAATGAAGAGTTCATAGTTGGAAAACTATTGTTTGTGGTGAAAATTATGAAGCAATATTTTTTGTGGTTCATTGCCCAAGAACACAAGCTTTGGAGACTACAAAATATTATGTAAACCTTCATTTAAACAAGTATATATATCTACATATAGTTATTATTATCAGTGAAATTTgtgttgtttcttcttctttctcctcttcttttctttgtgttcTACTTTCAGAGATATCTCATCTGTATTTTTGTAATTGCTCTCACCGGTGTACACCACCATATGTAAATCCTTCtgttgttgatatttttgtttttaatctTGTATTATAACTAATTTTGTATGGATTTCAATAGCCATGAAAACTAGATTTTGATTCGTAATGAAATCGAAGTGATAGAGAACCAATTTGAACTTATTGTTTACCGgaaaaacggtacagttgaatatGTAATGTGGTTTATGAACACGTGGATTAAATTAATTCGATAAAGTAAAATATGAAAGTGAAAATAGAGTAAATAAGGATAATTGAAGAAGAGACAAGCCTGAGCTTCAGAATGTTCCCACTGGGATCAATAATAATTGGAAAATCTCGAAGCTTAAAAGAATGAGAGAAAATATGTTAGTCTTTTACTATTAGTATTTCTTGATGTTTCATAATTGGATGAAAGCCTCTATTTATACTAGAGCTATAGGGTGCATGATTAGAAATTATGCCCCCTTAATTACCAATATTAATGATATAATAAAAGGTAATTAAAAGGTAATAAAGCCTAATAAACGCTAATAAAAGTTGGAGAAATCTTAGGGGTCTCTGTAACGTTTATATAGCGATCATATCTTGAATTGTCTCTTTTCCTGCCACAGGTTCGTATCCAGTGTCACCATGGTTGATTCAGTACTGACTGGCAATCCTTGACACGTGTCGCTTCTTAATTTACCCAACTCTTAAGAccgatttttaccgtatacagatagccccCTACTTTTCGGTTACTCATTGTGATGTGACcggtgtgagcacctaattttttcctatatttgAATTCTTACCATCTTctactatataaatatttttagaaatttaatatagaTTTGTTCTTAGATTTGTTACATTGTTTTATATAgagtaagaattaaaaataatttaaaaggtcaaattattaatattagtgttattttttattttttatctttattttaaaataaataaattaaaaaacaaaacgaaaaaactaaatattttttattattttcagataggaataaaataatagaaaaattaaaagtatggaataaaaagtaaaagtaaaagtaggtggaaattatttaataaaaaagtaaaagaaagtgaaaaattaaaacaataaaagtaaaagaatatgaaaattttaaaaataaaaagtaaaagaaagtgaaaatttaaaaaagaaaagtaaaataagtggaaattaaaaaaagtaaagtaaaataagtgaaaaataaaaaaaagtaaagtaaaaaaagtaggaaattaaaaaataaaagtaaaggaaagtgggcaattattatttttttttaaaagaagaaaaatgggaagtgggaattctttttaattaaaaataaaaaaataaaaaataaaaaaatccgaatttttaaccctataaatagaagagaaatgtgaggagaaaagagagagagaaaagaaggaggagagaattgagagaaatttttgttcttctacgctaagggaatttctactcgtgtcattctttctttctctttcttttacaAAATCTAACAATCCATCACTCCGTTTAAGACTCGACAATgccccaaattcaagcctaaaaacacATTTGAAGTATCCTAATAAACGTAACAAGGTTCCGACTTTGTCTCTCCGTCTTCGTCGAGGTCACCACGGTCCTGATAATAAAGTTGATTCGCTAGAGGTATTTTATTTTTCAGATCTTGTCTTTATGACTTATCGAAATTTTAAGATCATTAATTGTTTGATTAAGCATTACAGTCTGGAATAATATATATTGCTATTTGGAAGATTTGTTTCTTTCGGcctttctgtatttctttttctttttttgaaaaaatggcGTGATGTTTGGTTCCATTAGTTGATGTTTTGTTGTTTggatcttttattttaatttcttgaATCATGATTAATATTATATTAGCTATCATTATTTTAGTTTGTTTAATAAAAATTTAATCCCTTAAGTATATAAACAGTGATGTGAATAACAATGAGAAGTGAGTTTGGTTCCAATTCTTAGGAAAGAAAGAAGATTTGGGCCTACAGAGCTGGCCCAACTCCGAAACTCCACTACTATTAGTCCATTCATGACTTGCAATGAAGATAATTCTCTTAACTGTAATAATAGCAAAGTAATACACTtttctataataataataataataataatttccaTAACCTATGGCGCTTTTAATTAAtctatcgtgattatgtatacgtttgcgtgacatgattacgattcccgaaaaataaaatcaaagtAGGCGTTCACGCGGCTTTGGCCAAAACAATCTTGATaattaataaagcgtgattaattgtgtacacgtacgcgtgacataattttAAGCGCCCCAAAATAAAACGGATTTACGCACACGTGATCCGTTTCAAAGATTAAATCCATAACGCCATAATTAAAAGCGAGTAAAAAGGTAAATGTACATAGgtttaaaaatgagtaattaagtaatttaattaagccaagtatgattaaagcgactgtgctaaaatcatggaactcgggagtgcctcacaccttctcccggattaacagaattccttacccgatcttctgtgttTGCGGACCAAAAcaaatagagtcaattttctcgatttgggattctaaaataaaccggtgacttgggacaccataacaattattccaagtggcgactctaaactaaattaaataatctcattttgattaatgtcactttaattggaaaaactccctatccctcgGAAAAAAAAAGTGTGACAGCTGTGGCGACTTTGCtagggacaagaacccagaatctttggttcagggttcagaattcgagcttgtaatgtGATCTAAGTAGGCTTTCTTGATTGCTGATATTACTGTGTTTGTGgtcctaatgtgctaagtgttgctCATTTACCGCTTTGTTATTATTTGAACCGtataaactgtcttcttacgcctcccttctgagtcttttgaatttatggtgcacacgtgcgcgtgacccatttttctgttagaggtcataccaaatagaacgagacTGGATCAGTAACTAgaccgggtagactttcgtgcttccggtacgctgcccccacctcggctcgagttgtccgcttgggtaagccaggtctaaaacacacccccaggatttaaacctagaataacatagcctaatgccggatccctagtaggaatgtttgtttagatcacgtgcatttgactttgtggactcaacacaagggttgggtccgtctaggataagtgtacccaaaataaaagaccatcctaatgcatcctatgtgctacttGTCCATTTAGTTTGATCTGGTTTGCATGTTGATCGGCTTCTATGATAAGAACAGAAAATTGAGAAAAGTAGGAGTGAGAggtaagagagagaaaattcatcCGATTTTCAAAAATTACAGTATTTGAAAAATTCCGCAACTCTgctcaaattttgaaaaaaagagaatttcaaattgagccaaaattttcaagtgttaTATTTCCCCTATTCTGTCAAAATAGACCGAACTAcgcgagtttgattctcacaaaatgtgagatacgtaggtaaaCCTCATCGGTCCCggccccaattttaaaaaaatccaacACGATTTTCATTTAATTcattctttagaagtctttccttagaaaatcccaaataaaaaccaaaaatattttctttctttttagaagtctttcattcgaaaaaagaaaatcaaatcaaaatccaaaaatatatttttattccttctttagaagtctttcttcgaaaaaaatataaaatcaaaatcaaaatccaaaaaaaaagattttttcttctttagaagtctttcttttaaaaaattctcaaaaacaaaatcaaaatccaaaaaaatttatattttcttttaaaaattaccgaaaagaaaagataaaaaaatatattaaaaaaaattaaaatccaaaaatattttctttattcataAAGAAGTTTTCCTTTCAAACATttcccaaaaaaaataaattaaaattcaaaatattttccttgttagaagCTTTCTTGGTCTGTTTTGTATGTGAGTAAAAAAAgagttaatttatttattattcctGATCTtctcttgaactacgtaatgatctgattcatacggcgtcatgatacgtaggcaatctccatcggattcgatcatagccataaacaaattgaatgaaacaataaaccgaaaaaagaaaaaaaattgagtgaaaaaataaaccgaaaaaaagaaaaaaattgagtgaaaaagaaagaaaagagtgacaaaaaataacagagaaaaataaagagtgaaaaacaacaaaaagagaaagaaaaaagaaaaaacaaaagagcctccccaaaaaaaatcaaaatccaaaaatattttctatattCATAaataagtttttctttcaaaagttttccaaaaaaaaaaatcaaaattttaaattcaaaaatattttgcttaTTAGAAGATTTCGTGGTGTGTCTTGTATATGAGTAAAACAAAAGAGTTAATTTATTTACTATTCCTTATCTtctcttgaactacgtaatgatctaattcatgcggcgtcatgatatgtAGGAAATCCCCATCGAATTTgatcatagccataaacaaattgagcgaaaaaataaaccgaaaaaagaaaaaaaattaagtgaaaaagaaagaaaagagtgacaaaaaataacagagaaaaataaagagtgaaaaataacaaaaagagaaagaaaaaagcaatcaagttataaagaaaaaaatagagcCCCCCCAAAAAGAATCaattcacccctattggtgaatcatactcgagcTTGTTCCAAAAGTTAGTCAGGCTAGGTCTACTGTAGTCAGTAGCCCCGAACCAGCCAAACCATGAGTCCCCCTTGCACCAAGCTgatgatgctagatgtgaataccactcggTAGTAGTGGAACATGATACAAAGGAccgttggaccctcaaaagggcagaTGAAGACTTGATGATCCAGTACTGAAAGCCATAGTAGCCATTGTCGCGGTAGAAGAGAAAAAACGGGCGCCAAACCTGAAAACTTCTCTGTCagatgggagtctcggtagccggtcttgctatcttttctgcgtttggattatctcagggtgtaaTCCGGATATTTTACTTCACTACTTTGCTTTGTGATGTAAACCCCTCtatctttaatttaaaaaaaatcaaatgaaattaatatttcattgtcgaggaatgtttcttttcttaatcttatcacttttcttattctctttttagttatgttaatgcagattttaataacatgacatgcttgcggacttcatgtccagatcctaaaacgttgtcagacctcgaaataatgaatcaagaagcagaatgttttgaagaaaaggcttataagaaaataaatagaaaattggaacgaagttgagattccctctcttcggatcattgttgaaaccgagattgaggataaagattgggtcaagaacCGATTTGAACAATTGACattaattgataaaaaataattgtTCGCAATTttccacgggcagttgtaccaacaaagaatagcTCGTGTCTACagcaagaaagtgcggcccaagAAATTTGAAAAAGGACAAC
Proteins encoded in this window:
- the LOC107764732 gene encoding RHOMBOID-like protein 2, which codes for MGRRTPSSNSSPESDLDTIKVQPRDSGPNLEERDRYPAHYSNQHSRPPGPPPNYQPYTKWLPWLVPIIAIVNVVLFVLVMYVNDCPRNSQNCFGTEIFGRYAFQDVHENPLLGPSTTTLQKLGALDVKKVVEDRQLWRLLSCMWLHAGVFHVAANMLSLLFVGIRLEQEFGFVRIGPLYVLAGVGGSLLSALFVRKKISVGASGALFGLLGAMLSELITNWTLYENKLATLLTLLLIIAINLAVGILPHVDNFAHLGGFITGFLLGCVLLIRPQFGWMDKKRAPSGYFAASKKSKYKIYQYILLIMSLAIFLTGFILGLILLTNGWDGNAHCSWCHYLSCVPTPLWSCTEARCATTQLENQLNMTCTSNHKNGTYILSNPNNTIEIQMLCSKLCK